A window of Plasmodium relictum strain SGS1 genome assembly, organelle: plastid:apicoplast genomic DNA:
TTATATTTAATTTTTTATTATATTTTAAAATATTTATTAAAAAAGGTTTAAATAAATTTAAACTTATATAATAAGGTAATCCAATATTAGTATATAACATATTAGGATTTACAGTAATTACAGATCTACCTGAAAAATCTACTCTTTTACCTAATAAATTATATTTAATAGTACTATATTTTCCTTGAAATGTTTTACTGAAATTAAAAAAAGTATTATTATTTTTTAAAATTAATTTATTTATTAATAAATAATCTATTAATTGTTGTAATAAACGTTTTTCTATAATTTCAAAAATAAAAAAAATATTATTACGTAAATATAACCAATATTTTAACTTATTATTTTTTAAAATTATTAATCTATAATTTTCATTTATTACTGATATAATATATGTATTATTATTTAAAAAAAAATAAGGTCTTAATCCAGCTGGTAAAATAGGTAATAAATCTAAAAAAATCCAATTTGGTTTTATATTATTTATAATTAATAAATTTAATAAATTTATTCTTTTATATAAATTAATTTTATTTTTAATAGTATGTAATAATAATTCTTTATCATGTAATAATTCTGTTAATAAATTTAATTTTTTTAACTTTCTATATAAAATATTATGTGAAAATAAATATTGAGTTATATTATTTTTTTTTTTATAAAATTTATAATTTAAAAATAACTTATTATAATATAATAATTGATTATATTTAATTTTTTTAAAAAAATATTTATAATAAATTAAAAATTTCAAATATATATTATTTTTATTCAATAATAAAGATGCAATTTTTAAAGGTCCTGTAAAATACCATAAATGTAATATTGGAATATTTAAAAATATAAATCCTAATTTATATTTTCTATTAATATTTATTTTCAATTTATTTTTACAATATTTACAATATAAAAATAATGAAAATTTATTTACATCATACATTTTATTATTACAATT
This region includes:
- the rpoC gene encoding RNA polymerase beta subunit, putative, coding for MIIINNIKFTGLKLNILNPKQIIKWSSMYYNNKVIIGEVLFPNTINFNTGLPILNGLFCEKIFDYMYIWNCNCNNKMYDVNKFSLFLYCKYCKNKLKININRKYKLGFIFLNIPILHLWYFTGPLKIASLLLNKNNIYLKFLIYYKYFFKKIKYNQLLYYNKLFLNYKFYKKKNNITQYLFSHNILYRKLKKLNLLTELLHDKELLLHTIKNKINLYKRINLLNLLIINNIKPNWIFLDLLPILPAGLRPYFFLNNNTYIISVINENYRLIILKNNKLKYWLYLRNNIFFIFEIIEKRLLQQLIDYLLINKLILKNNNTFFNFSKTFQGKYSTIKYNLLGKRVDFSGRSVITVNPNMLYTNIGLPYYISLNLFKPFLINILKYNKKLNIIFKSLLINKNLFIIQKFLNKLLQNQFIIVNRAPTLHRMNLQSFKPILIEGYSIKFYPLGCSSFNADFDGDQMSVFLPLIKTSKFESNINLNFDKNIISPSNGRNLFKNLQYYKLGINTLMNLNYIKLFNIFYFTSIEKIYEYFNNNILSIFNLVWIRYIKNDNIFYILTSVNRIIINLYMYIY